A single window of Paenibacillus sp. FSL H8-0537 DNA harbors:
- a CDS encoding SDR family NAD(P)-dependent oxidoreductase: MDKLYHYILKRATEGKIEKEDAIRMVTLLRQAQAEQEDNRKEDIAIIGMASHIAGTDSSEEFWRQIASGVDLIGAFPQERSADIDGYLTNMLDEMGWELKYSPGAYMHDIASFDYGFFRITPNEAALMDPSQRIFLQTAWEAIEDAGYGGNKLVGSHTGVYVGYSSSSSYHSMILETEPESAATALTGNIAAMLPTRISYMLDLKGPTLILDTACSSSSVAIHLASKAIHNGDCKMAIAGGIRLNLLPIDNSGLKLGVEAVDGRTRTFDAEAEGAGWGEGSAAVLLKPLSQAVKDGDRIYAVIKGSAINQDGTSIGITAPNSAAQAEVLLKAWKDAGIDPETLSYIEVHGTATRLGDPLEIEGLYRAFKKHTNRKQFCAVSTVKTNVGHLYECAGIAGVIKGAMSLKHRKIPATAHFNRPNGAISFSDSPVYVNTQLREWEAAEHPRRCGISAFGLSGTNCHIVLEEYVPPQQPEQAEDVYAGMPHVLAISAKSMAPLLGIVSRYEQFLNREAQIPLRDLCYTASTGRGHYAHRIAIIFENAADLRRKIALMASNALEESIHNDMHYGRHKVVSGNKQVLAENEIKKPQHAELTRTASEKVRQFIGTGKTDKQLLQDIGSLYVRGADVNWEELYQGEARRKTYAPTYAFEKQRCWLELNMPQRSGKDGTEDTLLYAMQWRKCSRIPVPSGIEGAAVIFMDRAGVGQSIAASLRESGRQVIEVELAEDDVPFGCTASSSAEGYRIDGTKASYFQLMQALKDEPFGQIIHLLALNTQDVSDTLEMLKRRQTSGAYSLFYLIKALVQAEIQQPIALHILTSNAVEATGAEKLLIPDHAPIYGMGKVIAKELPDVACKFIDIEESAVHEQLMGELQAIDVYGVALRNGDRYTEIFAELPSEQLETSQGLNLQEQGVYLITGGLGGIGLEMARWFAAQSKVNLALISRTPLPPRAEWQAVLDGSSASEKLRKRLLTVKELELLGATVECIGADAADYGAMEQVIADLKSKYGQIRGIVHGAGISNDGPLADRGDDMFEAIYAPKVYGTWVLDKLTQDQQLDFFIMFSSVATIFSAFGQGDYAAANAYLDAYAPYRQRRGGRTITVNWTTWKETGMAFDGGHVFDTIFKTLPTEQGLEGFAKLLKSGVSRALVGQIHYDGAGAMLLERSGVACSDSIRKRIAAKKDSKRKPSGHSGQKKQRSADGVVLLGREAGSYSELEQKLALCCKLVLGYEEIDIYDNFFEMGADSLVLMKLQGEIETHTFESVSISDLFEHTTIVQLAEHLQKQTASLGPVRSGQYPPMQKAGAKPYYPASHAQKRMFLGFKREPQLTSANQFRVSVLNIRVEPERMELAVRRMIDRHEVLRTAVTSIEGEIVQVISGQVPFEMGYWEAGEAEAKDIINRFKQPFNLNEPPFFRLGLVKVEEAKYYLLYDAHHIITDGVSMEIFMRELVQLYKGETPPALPYQYKDYVEWQLAFAQTEQMKRQQHYWEEMFAGEIPVLRLPTDQPRPEHFVFEGGLVMSLADRELTEKLKQLASLSGTTMYMLLLAAYAVLLSKYSAQDDLVIGSPVTGRPKREMDRILGMFINMMAMRVSPRKELTFLSCLEHIKASAVQAFDNQDYPLDELIQQLNVKRSANRHPLFDTVFIYQNVAVDERAIGHSIDEIYNLTDYELTLEAMEQGGMLRLRLEYNSRLYYMQTAERMLEDYMSILDAITKKPDILLQNIELSSSKTDVPLYEDDEEISFNL, encoded by the coding sequence ATGGATAAGCTGTACCACTATATTCTCAAGAGAGCTACCGAAGGAAAAATCGAAAAAGAAGATGCGATTCGCATGGTCACACTGCTTAGGCAGGCACAGGCAGAGCAAGAGGATAACCGCAAGGAGGACATCGCCATTATTGGGATGGCCTCCCATATAGCGGGAACCGACTCCTCAGAGGAGTTCTGGCGGCAAATCGCCTCTGGCGTTGATTTAATAGGCGCCTTTCCGCAAGAAAGAAGCGCAGACATTGACGGCTATCTGACCAACATGCTGGATGAAATGGGCTGGGAATTAAAATATTCCCCTGGTGCTTATATGCACGATATCGCTTCCTTCGATTATGGCTTTTTCCGCATAACGCCGAATGAGGCTGCACTGATGGATCCGTCCCAGCGTATATTTTTGCAAACGGCCTGGGAAGCCATTGAGGATGCGGGCTATGGCGGGAATAAGCTTGTTGGAAGTCATACAGGCGTATATGTGGGCTACTCCAGCAGCTCAAGCTATCATTCCATGATACTGGAAACGGAGCCGGAATCAGCGGCAACGGCATTGACAGGCAACATTGCCGCCATGCTTCCGACGAGAATTTCCTACATGCTTGATTTGAAGGGGCCTACGCTTATTTTGGATACGGCCTGCTCCTCCTCATCGGTTGCCATTCATCTAGCGAGCAAGGCCATTCATAATGGCGACTGCAAAATGGCGATTGCGGGCGGCATCAGGCTCAATCTTCTGCCTATCGACAACTCCGGTCTGAAGCTGGGTGTTGAGGCGGTGGATGGACGGACGCGGACGTTTGATGCAGAAGCCGAGGGCGCTGGCTGGGGAGAAGGCAGTGCTGCTGTTCTGCTAAAGCCGCTAAGCCAGGCTGTAAAGGATGGGGACCGGATTTATGCGGTTATTAAAGGCAGCGCCATTAATCAGGATGGCACTTCAATCGGCATAACCGCTCCCAATTCGGCTGCCCAAGCCGAGGTTCTGCTTAAAGCGTGGAAGGACGCTGGCATCGATCCCGAGACGCTTTCCTACATTGAAGTGCATGGCACAGCCACGAGGCTTGGCGATCCGCTCGAAATTGAAGGGCTGTATAGGGCCTTCAAAAAGCATACGAACCGGAAGCAGTTTTGCGCAGTCAGCACGGTTAAGACCAACGTAGGCCACTTGTACGAATGCGCCGGCATTGCCGGCGTTATCAAGGGCGCTATGTCGTTAAAGCATCGCAAAATACCGGCTACTGCCCATTTCAACCGCCCGAATGGGGCGATTAGCTTCAGTGATTCGCCGGTCTACGTCAACACCCAATTGCGGGAGTGGGAAGCTGCCGAGCATCCGCGCAGATGCGGCATCAGCGCCTTTGGCCTGAGCGGAACCAATTGCCATATCGTTCTGGAGGAGTATGTTCCACCGCAGCAGCCGGAGCAGGCCGAGGATGTCTACGCTGGCATGCCCCATGTCCTTGCGATATCGGCCAAAAGCATGGCGCCGCTGCTTGGAATCGTATCTCGCTACGAGCAGTTCTTAAACCGGGAGGCACAAATCCCGCTTCGGGATTTATGCTATACGGCTAGCACCGGCAGAGGCCATTATGCGCACCGCATTGCTATCATTTTCGAGAATGCCGCTGACTTAAGGCGCAAAATTGCTCTTATGGCGAGCAATGCTCTTGAAGAAAGCATTCACAATGATATGCACTACGGCAGACATAAGGTCGTCTCGGGAAATAAGCAGGTATTGGCTGAAAATGAAATTAAGAAGCCGCAGCATGCGGAACTGACACGCACCGCCTCCGAGAAGGTTCGGCAGTTCATCGGCACTGGCAAAACGGATAAGCAGCTGCTTCAAGACATTGGCAGCCTGTATGTCCGCGGTGCGGATGTCAATTGGGAGGAGCTGTATCAGGGCGAAGCCCGCCGCAAAACGTATGCGCCAACCTACGCCTTTGAGAAACAGCGCTGCTGGCTAGAGCTTAATATGCCGCAGCGGAGCGGCAAAGACGGGACTGAAGATACGCTGCTCTACGCCATGCAGTGGCGCAAGTGCAGCAGAATCCCCGTGCCTTCCGGCATTGAAGGAGCAGCCGTCATATTTATGGATCGGGCGGGAGTCGGACAGTCAATAGCAGCATCTTTGCGGGAAAGCGGCAGGCAGGTGATCGAGGTGGAGCTTGCGGAGGACGATGTGCCCTTTGGCTGCACGGCCAGCTCAAGCGCCGAAGGCTACCGAATTGACGGAACAAAGGCAAGCTATTTCCAGCTTATGCAGGCATTGAAGGATGAGCCATTTGGCCAAATCATTCACCTGTTAGCGCTGAACACACAGGACGTCAGCGATACGCTGGAGATGCTGAAGCGGCGGCAGACAAGCGGTGCCTATAGCCTGTTTTATTTAATAAAAGCGCTGGTGCAGGCGGAAATCCAGCAGCCAATTGCGCTGCATATCCTCACTAGCAATGCTGTAGAGGCTACAGGCGCTGAGAAGCTGCTTATTCCCGATCATGCTCCTATATACGGCATGGGCAAGGTTATCGCCAAGGAGCTGCCCGATGTTGCCTGCAAATTTATCGATATAGAGGAATCGGCGGTGCACGAACAGCTTATGGGAGAGCTTCAGGCGATTGACGTGTACGGAGTTGCGCTTCGAAATGGCGACAGATACACCGAAATATTTGCCGAGCTGCCAAGCGAGCAGCTAGAAACTAGCCAAGGCTTGAACTTGCAGGAGCAAGGAGTATACCTGATTACTGGCGGACTAGGCGGCATTGGGCTGGAAATGGCGAGATGGTTTGCAGCTCAGAGCAAGGTCAATTTAGCTTTAATTAGCCGAACTCCGCTGCCGCCGCGCGCGGAATGGCAGGCTGTTCTTGATGGCAGCAGCGCTTCGGAAAAGCTGAGAAAGCGGCTTCTTACGGTGAAGGAGCTGGAGCTGCTGGGAGCCACGGTAGAATGCATCGGTGCCGATGCAGCCGATTATGGCGCTATGGAGCAGGTTATCGCTGATTTGAAAAGCAAGTATGGGCAAATACGGGGTATCGTGCACGGTGCAGGCATCTCAAACGACGGGCCGCTTGCTGACAGAGGCGATGATATGTTCGAGGCCATCTATGCACCGAAGGTGTACGGTACTTGGGTGCTCGATAAGCTTACGCAAGACCAGCAGTTAGATTTTTTCATTATGTTCTCGTCGGTCGCGACCATATTCAGCGCCTTTGGGCAAGGGGATTATGCGGCGGCTAACGCTTATTTGGATGCTTATGCGCCTTATCGTCAAAGAAGAGGCGGACGTACGATTACGGTAAACTGGACGACGTGGAAGGAAACCGGAATGGCCTTTGACGGCGGACACGTATTCGATACGATTTTTAAGACGCTGCCGACCGAGCAAGGGCTTGAAGGTTTTGCAAAACTGCTGAAGAGCGGTGTGAGCAGAGCGTTAGTTGGGCAAATCCACTATGACGGGGCAGGAGCGATGCTGCTTGAGCGCTCCGGTGTAGCTTGCTCCGATTCGATTCGGAAGCGGATTGCGGCGAAGAAAGACAGCAAACGCAAGCCAAGCGGCCACAGTGGACAAAAGAAGCAACGCAGTGCGGACGGTGTGGTCCTGCTTGGCCGGGAGGCTGGCAGCTACTCGGAGCTCGAGCAGAAGCTTGCCTTATGCTGTAAGCTTGTCCTCGGCTATGAGGAGATTGACATCTATGACAACTTCTTTGAAATGGGCGCGGATTCACTCGTATTAATGAAGCTCCAGGGCGAGATCGAGACGCACACATTCGAATCGGTGTCCATCAGCGATTTATTCGAACATACGACCATCGTTCAACTGGCGGAGCACCTGCAAAAGCAAACCGCCAGCCTTGGACCTGTCCGCTCCGGCCAGTATCCTCCTATGCAGAAGGCGGGTGCAAAGCCGTATTATCCAGCTTCCCACGCCCAGAAGCGCATGTTCCTTGGCTTTAAACGGGAACCGCAGCTGACAAGCGCCAATCAGTTTAGAGTTTCAGTGCTGAACATCCGGGTGGAGCCTGAGCGGATGGAGCTGGCTGTACGCCGCATGATTGACAGGCATGAGGTGCTGCGAACAGCCGTTACGAGCATAGAAGGGGAAATTGTCCAAGTGATCAGCGGACAAGTCCCATTTGAGATGGGTTATTGGGAAGCTGGAGAGGCCGAGGCTAAAGACATTATTAATCGGTTTAAGCAGCCGTTTAATTTGAATGAACCGCCGTTTTTCCGGTTGGGCCTTGTGAAGGTAGAGGAGGCAAAATATTACCTGCTTTACGATGCCCACCACATTATTACGGATGGAGTATCGATGGAAATATTCATGAGGGAGCTTGTGCAGCTGTACAAGGGCGAAACGCCGCCTGCCCTGCCTTATCAATACAAGGACTATGTGGAGTGGCAGCTCGCCTTCGCGCAGACGGAGCAAATGAAGCGCCAGCAGCATTACTGGGAAGAGATGTTTGCGGGCGAAATTCCCGTGCTGCGTCTGCCGACAGATCAGCCAAGACCCGAGCATTTTGTTTTTGAAGGCGGTTTAGTGATGAGCTTGGCTGACCGCGAACTGACGGAGAAGCTGAAACAGCTGGCAAGCTTATCAGGAACGACGATGTATATGCTGCTGCTCGCCGCTTATGCCGTGCTGCTGTCCAAATATTCTGCGCAAGACGACCTTGTCATCGGATCACCGGTTACAGGACGGCCAAAGCGGGAAATGGACAGAATTCTCGGCATGTTTATCAATATGATGGCGATGCGGGTTAGTCCCCGCAAGGAGCTCACTTTCTTGAGCTGCCTAGAGCATATTAAAGCAAGCGCTGTACAGGCTTTCGACAACCAGGATTACCCGTTGGACGAGCTGATCCAGCAGTTGAACGTGAAGAGAAGCGCGAACCGCCACCCGCTGTTCGATACGGTGTTTATTTATCAAAATGTGGCTGTTGATGAAAGAGCGATTGGCCATTCTATCGATGAGATTTACAATCTGACCGATTATGAACTGACGCTGGAGGCGATGGAGCAGGGCGGAATGCTTCGACTTCGGCTGGAGTACAATTCGCGGCTTTATTATATGCAAACAGCGGAGCGGATGTTGGAGGATTACATGAGCATTCTTGATGCGATCACCAAGAAGCCCGATATCCTTTTGCAAAATATTGAACTGTCCAGCAGCAAAACCGATGTGCCTTTATATGAGGATGATGAGGAAATTTCCTTTAATTTATAG
- a CDS encoding non-ribosomal peptide synthetase: MDSYSENMLLTSGKWQEEREYWLSKLDPSAEPTAFEGDLKDAGLRQGAVDLIKGPIPPALTERLLSVCRNSQQGLYAFLLSGALYMLHRYTGEQIVTAGMPSGQQTAESTAPNRLIALQVPIDEASSFKEYLQRVGQTVQEARKYKHIPFPAIIRLLKQDPEAVVHAFKTVVALNTLHAPIYMQDSKASVTFYFMMEGNRLQLELLYERSMYSQRYMERLFNHFVGFLSEVLHSTDKLLNQISMLSQEEMDALDRFNLAPVPYPKDKTVQELFDSQAMHTADWTALRFDGNELSYGELKDRSDRLACLLRSKGIGRQRVAAVMTNRSLEMMVAILAVLKAGGAYLPIDPTYPPDRIKHMLADSGAGVLLTQDGLISHVDFQGETVNLDDRRVYGQFDPLLSNVNDPEDAAYLIYTSGSTGLPKGVLVPHKAVVNFITGITTRIPAFTGGKTIAAVTTLCFDIFVLETLLPLTQGLVVVIAGEEEQQNPALLQRWLKHNRIELLQATPSRIQLLLNDNGAEAGMDQITTLMVGGEAFPDELLHQLRERCRGASIYNMYGPTETTVWSSVKDVTSASSITLGAPIANTQMYIVDSHLRLLPEGVAGELCIAGDGVAIGYWNREELTADRFVPCPYGSGSGGKMYRTGDLARRLPDGDIEFLGRIDHQVKIRGFRVELGEIESALLSMEQIKAAVCIAQEDSMGSPILCAYYVSSAVLLADVIRSAIASRLPDYMLPSFYIPLSELPYTPNGKIDRKQLPSPYEAVSGLFIGEPPADEQEEKLLLIWKAVLELETIGVTDDFFNIGGHSLKALKLEVELEKAGLSFESEDIYRYPTIRGFLRRMNGEAAAPFAHRSQAAAGSDAFASAAMMTLRHVERIKPFNDLFYKECFYHSLFPILSYYQQSLLPILANDTVIYRYDEDTVHFQVDYAAAKPLEQLLLGIGIGMETREVGHSVIEELKRAVLSHKPVIVRIDCYYASDRTETYQKRHWPHSWLVFGFDDSTQMFGVIEHDHIERLTYEKRWVSYEDTLQGHLGFMDHFGSETPVYYEFSAVTSDGVGSTPDSLLETTASAAAHRQQLLEGSLHALCRFLEKVKQALQAGQLIKDYGESLLDTLNQIVNAKLVDHYRYEQLAGGYLELQSAVVNSLEAWKQVRSLVAKAVFSTKLSAQAAVELNVQLDAALALEREYAAKLVVMHPQTLELEGSQSTY; encoded by the coding sequence ATGGATTCCTATTCGGAAAATATGCTATTGACGAGTGGCAAGTGGCAGGAGGAACGGGAGTATTGGCTCAGCAAGCTCGATCCTTCAGCTGAGCCGACTGCCTTTGAGGGCGATCTGAAAGATGCAGGCTTGCGTCAGGGAGCGGTAGATTTGATCAAGGGCCCGATTCCGCCTGCTTTAACTGAAAGGCTGCTGTCCGTTTGCAGGAACTCCCAGCAAGGCCTGTATGCGTTTTTGCTGTCAGGTGCGCTCTATATGCTTCATCGATATACAGGTGAGCAGATCGTGACCGCTGGAATGCCATCCGGACAACAAACGGCAGAAAGCACAGCTCCCAACCGGTTGATCGCCCTGCAGGTTCCTATTGATGAAGCGTCGTCCTTCAAGGAATATTTACAGCGCGTTGGCCAAACGGTGCAGGAGGCGAGGAAGTACAAGCATATTCCTTTTCCAGCTATCATCAGGCTGCTTAAGCAGGACCCCGAAGCCGTTGTCCATGCTTTTAAAACAGTCGTTGCGCTGAATACACTGCATGCACCCATATACATGCAGGACTCGAAAGCATCGGTTACCTTTTATTTCATGATGGAAGGCAATCGCCTTCAATTGGAGCTGCTTTATGAACGTTCCATGTATTCGCAGCGATACATGGAACGACTTTTCAACCACTTTGTGGGCTTTCTCAGCGAGGTGCTTCATAGTACCGATAAGCTGCTGAACCAGATAAGCATGCTTTCACAGGAGGAAATGGACGCGCTTGATCGGTTTAATCTGGCACCTGTACCTTATCCAAAGGATAAAACGGTACAGGAGCTGTTTGACAGTCAAGCCATGCATACGGCAGATTGGACCGCCTTGCGTTTTGACGGGAATGAGCTTTCTTACGGGGAGCTTAAAGATCGCTCGGACCGGCTAGCTTGCCTGCTTCGCAGCAAGGGGATTGGCAGGCAGCGGGTTGCCGCTGTCATGACGAATCGCTCTTTGGAAATGATGGTTGCTATTTTGGCGGTGCTCAAGGCTGGGGGTGCCTATCTGCCCATTGACCCAACTTATCCGCCAGACCGGATCAAGCATATGCTGGCCGACAGCGGGGCGGGCGTACTGCTTACACAGGATGGACTAATCAGCCATGTTGATTTTCAAGGGGAAACCGTAAATCTCGACGATAGACGGGTATATGGACAATTCGATCCGCTGCTGTCTAATGTGAACGACCCGGAGGATGCTGCTTACTTAATTTATACATCCGGCTCTACTGGCCTGCCGAAAGGTGTGCTGGTTCCGCACAAGGCAGTTGTGAATTTTATTACGGGCATTACAACCCGAATCCCTGCCTTCACCGGAGGAAAAACAATTGCTGCCGTTACAACGCTTTGCTTCGATATATTCGTGCTGGAGACGCTCCTGCCGCTGACACAAGGTCTGGTTGTCGTCATTGCGGGCGAAGAGGAGCAGCAAAATCCAGCCTTACTCCAGCGGTGGCTGAAGCATAATCGGATCGAGCTGCTGCAGGCGACGCCTTCCCGGATTCAACTGCTGCTGAACGATAACGGGGCGGAAGCAGGCATGGATCAAATAACGACGCTTATGGTAGGCGGGGAAGCTTTCCCGGATGAGCTGCTTCACCAGCTTCGAGAAAGGTGCAGAGGGGCAAGTATATACAATATGTACGGTCCAACAGAGACGACGGTGTGGTCCTCTGTCAAGGATGTGACGAGTGCGAGCAGCATAACGCTGGGGGCACCCATCGCCAATACGCAAATGTATATTGTTGATTCGCATCTTCGTTTGCTGCCGGAAGGCGTGGCTGGGGAGCTGTGCATCGCTGGAGATGGCGTAGCTATCGGCTACTGGAACCGGGAGGAGCTGACTGCCGATAGATTCGTTCCGTGCCCTTATGGAAGCGGAAGCGGCGGGAAAATGTACCGGACAGGCGATCTGGCAAGGCGGCTGCCTGACGGGGACATCGAATTTCTGGGGCGTATCGATCATCAGGTGAAAATCAGGGGCTTTAGAGTCGAGCTGGGCGAGATAGAGTCTGCACTTTTGAGCATGGAGCAGATTAAAGCCGCCGTTTGCATTGCGCAGGAGGACAGCATGGGGAGCCCCATTCTTTGCGCCTACTACGTATCCTCGGCCGTTCTGCTCGCGGATGTCATAAGAAGCGCAATAGCTTCCCGGCTTCCCGATTATATGCTGCCTTCGTTCTATATTCCGCTGAGTGAGCTTCCGTATACGCCAAACGGAAAAATAGACCGAAAGCAGCTGCCCAGTCCTTATGAAGCGGTCAGCGGATTATTCATCGGCGAGCCGCCAGCAGATGAACAGGAGGAGAAGCTGCTGCTCATTTGGAAGGCTGTGCTGGAGCTAGAGACGATTGGCGTAACCGACGATTTCTTTAATATCGGCGGACATTCGCTCAAAGCATTGAAGCTGGAGGTCGAGCTGGAGAAAGCGGGATTGTCCTTTGAAAGCGAGGATATTTACCGTTACCCGACAATTAGGGGCTTCCTGAGGAGGATGAACGGTGAAGCAGCAGCGCCTTTTGCTCACAGGAGCCAAGCGGCAGCTGGATCTGATGCATTCGCTAGTGCAGCAATGATGACGCTGAGGCATGTTGAGCGAATCAAACCGTTTAACGATTTATTTTACAAGGAATGTTTCTATCACTCGCTGTTTCCGATTCTATCCTACTACCAGCAAAGTCTATTGCCTATTCTCGCTAATGATACGGTCATCTATCGCTATGACGAGGACACGGTCCACTTTCAGGTAGATTATGCAGCGGCAAAGCCATTAGAGCAGCTTTTGCTTGGAATAGGCATTGGGATGGAAACGAGAGAGGTCGGCCATTCCGTAATCGAGGAACTCAAACGAGCGGTTCTCAGCCATAAGCCGGTCATTGTGCGAATTGACTGCTACTACGCCTCAGACCGGACGGAAACGTACCAAAAGAGGCATTGGCCGCATTCCTGGCTCGTATTCGGCTTTGATGACAGCACGCAGATGTTCGGCGTTATTGAGCATGACCATATCGAAAGGCTGACCTATGAGAAGAGATGGGTGAGCTACGAGGATACGCTGCAGGGCCATCTTGGTTTTATGGACCATTTTGGCAGCGAAACGCCTGTTTATTATGAATTTTCAGCTGTCACTTCTGATGGTGTAGGGTCTACACCTGATAGCTTGCTAGAAACGACTGCTTCCGCCGCTGCACATAGGCAGCAGCTTCTGGAAGGCAGCCTGCATGCGCTGTGCAGATTTCTGGAAAAGGTTAAACAAGCTCTACAGGCTGGGCAGCTGATTAAGGATTATGGCGAAAGCTTGCTTGATACGCTTAATCAAATCGTAAATGCCAAGCTCGTAGACCACTATCGTTATGAGCAATTAGCCGGTGGGTATTTGGAGCTTCAGAGCGCGGTTGTGAATAGCCTGGAAGCTTGGAAGCAAGTCCGGTCCCTAGTGGCCAAAGCGGTTTTTTCCACCAAATTAAGCGCACAGGCTGCGGTTGAACTGAACGTGCAGCTCGACGCGGCACTTGCTCTGGAGCGGGAATACGCGGCAAAGCTCGTAGTCATGCATCCCCAGACCCTTGAGCTGGAAGGCAGCCAATCGACTTACTAG